From the Neobacillus sp. PS3-34 genome, the window AGTCTCGAATAGCCCTGCACCGTATAAAAAGCCATGATCAAACGGGGATATGGCCGCTTCTTCCTTTTTTATTATTTTACCATTTAAGCTGACATACATCTCCACATCAACCTCGATTTAAACGAAATGTATTGCTGTAGTGGGCAATAAAATTTGCAAGCAGCTGCTTCCCCGGCTTGGTCAATATTGATTCAGGGTGAAATTGAACCCCTTCAATCGGCAATGACTTATGCCTGATCGCCATGATTTCCTCTTCCTCTGTCCAGGCAGAGATTTCAAAGCAATCGGGCAATGTTTCCTTTTTCACTATGAGTGAATGGTATCTCGCAGCGGGGAAGGGATGTTCCACCTCCTCAAAAATGGTGCGTCCATCATGATAGATTTCAGAGGTTTTGCCGTGCATCAACCGCTTTGCCTGCACTACATCCCCATTAAAGGTCTGGGCAATCGCCTGATGGCCAAGGCATACACCAAAAATAGGCACCTTTCCTGCAAAATAGCTGATAGCTTTTAAACTGATCCCTGATTCGTCAGGGCTGCAGGGACCCGGAGATATCATTAAGAAATCAGGTCGGGCAAGCTCTATTTCTTCAAGAGTGGTTTCGTCATTGCGTTTAATGATTAATTCCTCGCCCAACTCGCCGAGATATTGAACCAGATTGTATGTAAATGAATCATAATTATCGATCATATAAATCATTTTCTTCACCCATCTCCGCCAATTCTTTCGCTTTCCAAAGAGCCCTCGCCTTTTTTAATGATTCCAGGTACTCATGCTTTGGATTTGAATCAATGACAATTCCCGCGCCGGCCTGTACATGGGCTTGCCGTTTTGGACCAGCATAGTCCTAATCATAATATTAAGCTCAAGGTCTCCGTTATACCCGATCCATCCAAGCGATCCTGTATAGGCCTTGTCTTGATGGCTCCAGTTCTTCAATGATTTCCATTGTTCTTACTTTAGGAGTGCCGGTTATCGTCCCCCCTGGAAAGACGGCATCCACTAAATCATAGCCATCCATGTGCGGAGCTATCTCCCCTCTGACATTTGAAACAATATGCATAACATGCGAGTATTTTTCAATGACCATAAATTCATTTACTTCTACCGTGCCATATTTACACACCCTGCCGAGGTCATTTCTCTCCAAATCGACGAGCATGACGTGTTCAGCGCGTTCTTTTTCATTTTCGATCAGTTCCTTCGCAAGGCTTTCATCCTCAACAGCATTCTTGCCACGCGACCTCGTCCCTGCAATCGGCCTCGTGCTGACTTCACTGCCTTGTTTTTTTACCAATAATTCCGGTGAGCCACTTACGAGCTGAAATTCAGGCGTGTGAAAGTAGCCCATATATGGCGAGGGATTAAAGCCCCGCAGCTGTTCATAAACTGCTATGGCAGGGACATCGATTGGCTTTGTCTGCCTTACGGAAAGGTTCACCTGAAAAACATCCCCCTCGGATATGTATGATTGAACTTTTTCTACTGCCGCCATGAATTCCTTTTCCTGAATGGATACTTCCTTTTCATCCCGGCTCAGATGATCTTTAAAAGGGGCGAAATCATCCCCCGCTTCACCTTCCCAAAGCAATGTCCAGGTCTCCGCTTTAGCTTCTGTTTGCTCTAACTCACTTTTATCATAAATAAAATTAAGCTGCAGAGCCTCCTCCTGGTGATCAAACACAAACCATTCATTGTAAACGAAAAAATAAACGTCAGGGATTTGCAGTTCATCCTTGGCCAGCTCTGGCAGACGCTCGATGTTCCGTGCATAATCATAGCTGATAAAGCCGATGGCACCGCCTTCAAAGCAAGGATGGCCCGCCTCATCTTCTACTTCCATTTCGCCTAAATAATCTCTTAGCAGATGCAAAGGATTCCCTTGCAGCCCCATGGTTGTACCATTTTTTATTATTTCGAGCTGATTGTCCTTTCCGACGGCAATTGCATCAGGCTGAAACCCCGCGATGCTGTACCGTCCACCCCGCCGCTTTCAAGCAATACATGATGGGTAAACTGCTCCGAAAGGCTTTTATAGTGTGCAAAGAATTGATCAGCTGTAAAAGGAATTTTCTTTTTAAAAATATACTTTTTCTCCAAGGAATTCACCCCTAAATGGTTCTCCTTCCATCATACAAGAAATTGACACTGTTTTCATAATAAATAAAGAGGCATCAACCTAAGTCGATGCCTCAAAACCATTATTCAGTTTCAAACTGGTAAAGCGGTGTGCTTAAGTAACGCTCTCCGTTACTTGGAAGAATGGCAAGGACTTTCTTTCCTTTGCCAAGCTCTTTGGCCACCTTTAAGGCCGCATAGATGGCAGCACCAGAAGAAACGCCTCCTAGGATGCCCTCTTCTTTAGCCGCACGGCGGGCATATTCATATGCCTGGTCGTTTTCAACCTGGATAATTTCGTCATAAACTTTCGTATCCAGAACATCCGGTACAAATCCCGCCCCGATTCCCTGAATTTTATGAGGACCTGGTTTACCGCCGGAAAGCACTGCAGAATCCTTTGGCTCTACTGCGTAAATCTTGATATCAGGATTAGACTCCCGTAACACCTGGCCTGCACCAGTTATCGTACCTCCCGTACCAATTCCGGCAATAAAGGCATCAAGCTGTCCGCCCATCTGCTCGACAATTTCCTTTCCGGTTGTCTTGCGGTGGATTTCAGGGTTTGCTTCATTCTTGAATTGCTGCGGCATATAATAACCGTTCTCTGCTGACAGTTCCTCCGCCTTGCGGATTGCCCCATTCATCCCCTCGGCACCAGGCGTTAACACAAGGTCTGCGCCATAGGCGCGAAGAAGGTTGCGGCGCTCCATGCTCATTGTATCTGGCATAACAAGAATCGCTTTATATCCCTTTGCCGCTGCAATCATCGCAAGGCCGATACCTGTATTTCCACTTGTTGGCTCTATAATCGTATCTCCAGCTTTCAGTTCGCCTTTTTCTTCTGCAGCTTCAATCATCGCCAACGCAATGCGGTCCTTTACGCTGCTGCCAGGATTCATGTATTCCAATTTAAGATAAACTTCTGCACTATTTTCTTCTGCCAACCTGTTTAATTTAACAATTGGTGTTTGGCCGACTAGTTCTGCCACTGAATTCGCAACCCGTACCATTGACGTCACTCCTTAATCCGAGTATTTTAATTGGTTTTATTAAAATTTACCAATTAACTAGTTGTTTTGTCAATCTATTTGCCTATTTTTCACAAAAGATTCAGACTATAGACCAACCAAATAGAATGAGGTGATCCGACCCTTTTAAACCATATTCAAATCGTGCTTAAAAAAGAAACAGCATAGAAATTTTCTTTCCATGCCGTCAATCTTCTTTTTTATTCCCATAAAACCAATCCACTTTTGCTTCATCCCAAAAGGTTCTTGCAGAGGCGGGTGATTTCATTTGTTCCAACGCAATTTGGCGCCTGATTTGATCCTTTATTTCATTAAACGAATAGCTTTGACCTTTGACTTTTTCCAAAAGCATAATAATTGCGTAGCCATCATCGACTTTAAACGGTTTGCTCCATTTTCCTTTTTTCAGGGTTTTTGCGACTTCAAGATATTCGGACGGATAACGCTCATCTTCTTCATTCAGGAATCCTATATCTCCGCCCTGGTTGGCTGAAAATTCATCGATCGAACGCTCCATTGCCAAAGCTCGAAAGCTTGAGCCCCCGGATAATTCTTTCTCGGCTTTTTTAGCTTCTTCTTTTGTTTTTACAATTATGTGCGATAAATGATAGGAATCAGGAATATTAAATAAGTCTTTATTCCTCTCATAGTAACTCTTCATTTCTTTTTCAGAAACGACAACATCTTTTGTTAAGATATCCTCAAGCATTAAACTGTACTTGATTTGTTCTTTCCAATTAATTCGGTCTGCAGGCTTTCGATTCGAACTGTACATCATTTGGTTCATTTTTAGTTCACGGTCAATTTCTTCCTCAGGGATTTCTATTTTATATTTCTTCCCTATATGGGCGATCACTTTCTGGTTAACCATATCCCTTAGAACTTCTTGCCCGTATCTTTTTTCGAGTTCAGACAGCCATGCCTGCCTTGATATTGTTTCTTCCCCTATTGTAGCCACCGTTTCGTTGCTGCCTGCCCCGTTTGCACTCTTAGTCTTGGATAAGAAAATAGCAGCCGTCAGGCAATTCAGTAAAATGAGTCCGGCGATTACAAGCCACAGCTGCTTTGCCTTCACCTTCTCTTCCCCCATTAAGACCGTTTATTTTGCTTCTCCCTCAAGTCCTTCTAACTCTTCTTTTGAATAATGATATTTTTCATTACAAAAATGGCAATGCGCCTCTGCCATGCCGTCCTCTTCAATCATATCACGGATTTCTTTAGATCCAAGGCTGATAATAGCTCCAGCAAATCTTTCCTTGGAACAATTACATTCAAATTTCACCGGCATTTTTTCTAGGACATTTACGTTCTCTTGCCGAATAATTCTTCTAATATTTCCTCTGGAGTTAACCCCTTCTCTATTAACCTTGAAATAGGCGGGATTGTTTTTAAGCGTTCTTCTATTTTTGTAATTGTTTCATCTTCTGTGCCTGGCATCAGCTGAAAAATAAAACCGCCCGCTGCAAGGATTGAATCATCCGGATTAACCAGTATTCCGACACCTACAGACGAAGGCACTTGTTCCGAGGTAACAAAATAATAGGTAAAGTCTTCTCCTAATTCACCTGAGACAATCGGTACCTGTCCTGTAAAAAAATCTCTAAGCCCGATATCCTTAACCACTGAAAGGTACCCGTCTGTACCTACTGCACGGCGGACATCAAGCTTTCCATACTCGTTTGATTCAAAATCCACCTGTGGATTGGAAACATAGCCGCGAACTTCGCCCTTGGCGTTACTGTCAACCATAATGGCACCGATTGGCCGCCGCCCTCTATTTTAATCGTTAGTTTCTCTTCGCCCTTCATCATTGCACCCATCATAAGACCAGCTGTCATGGCACGCCCTAACGCTGCCGAAGCTGTACGCCAGGTTTGATGGCGACGCTGTGCTTCTGAAATGGTTTCTGTGCTGCGAACTGCATATGCTCGTACTTGCCCGCCATACGCGAGTGCTTTTACAAGATAATCATTCATGTCAAAACTCCTTTCTAGATGTTATTCTTTAGCGTGTCCACATTTCGTTTATAGATTAACTGCAGTCCCTTTAAAGTTAAAAAAGGATCGACAATATCAATAATATTGGACTCCTGTGCAATTAAGTTCGATAGCCCGCCAGTCGCAATGACAGTCGGCTGCTGGGCACTCTGGTCCATCATGCGCTTTACAATACCTTCAACCTGTCCTACATATCCATATAGTATGCCTGCTTGCATGGCGGCAACAGTGTTTTTTCCCACTACACCGTCTGGGCGTGCGATTTCAATTCTTGGCAATTTTGCCGCTTTAGAATACAGGGCTTCAGTTGAAATATTTATTCCGGGAGCAATTGCCCCACCCATATATTGTCCCTTTTCATTAACATAACAGTAGGTTGTAGCTGTTCCAAAATCGACAATAATCAGCGGGCTTCCGTATTCGTGAATAGCTGCGACAGCATTGACGATTCTGTCGGCGCCGACTTCTCTTGGATTTTCATATTTAATATCCAGTCCGGTCTTGATTCCCTGCCGACTACTAGCGGTTTGACATGGAAGTATTTCTGGCACATTCTTTCGAGCGCGAACATGATTGGCGGAACAACGGAAGATATGATAATTCCATCAATTTCTTTAAATGAAAGTTCAGCATGGTCGAATAACATTTTGACAATCATGCCGTATTCATCCTCGGTCCGGTTCCGGTTCGTTTCGATGCGCCAATGATGCTTTAATTCTTCACCTTTATATACACCTAAAACAATGTTTGTATTACCAACATCAAAAACAAAAATCAACATTATCACCACTTCATTGAAATTCATTCTTTACACTTCAAACATCATATCACAACTAATGGCAGACGGGAAAGAAAAGCGGAAACCCTTTGCCCTGCACATTAGAAAAACTAGGCATCCACCAAGTTCTTAGGTGAATGCCTTAGTTTTTCTTATCACGCTCGTGAATGCCACGTCCTGTGGCACTCGCCTGACTAGGACATCCATGTCCGTCGTGCTAATCAGAATTTATGGATATAAATTCTGATTAGCAAAAAAGAGCGCCTCAGCAATTGAGGCACTCTTATTACTTTTTATACATTTCTGTCCGGGTCTGAGTCGTCTGCAGTAAGAATATCAGAAGGACGGTTCTCGTTTATCGCAAGATCCTCATCCTCTTTTTTAGACGTGATGTTTACCTTCACGTCATCCGCTTTCTTTAACTCAAGCGATTTTTTATAGTCAGCTGAAGAACGGTCAGGAAGTACTCCATTATCAACCAAATGCTTGATTTGTTCTGCATCCAAAGTTTCCACTTCAAGAAGTGTAGTTGCGATAAGATCAAGCTTCTCGCGATTTTCTGTAAGAATCTTTCTTGCTCTTTCATAAGACTCTTTGATAATACGCTGGATTTCAAGGTCGATTTCATATGCAATCGCATCTGAATAGTTCTGCTCATTATTGATATCGCGTCCAAGGAATACCTGACCTTGTGCCTGGCCAAACTGCATCGGACCAAGCTTATCACTCATACCATACTCAGTAACCATCTTCCTTGCTATACCGGTTGCTCGCTGGAAGTCATTATGTGCACCTGTGCTGACTTCACCGAATACGATTTCTTCAGCAACACGCCCGCCTAGCAGTCCAACAATTTTGTCGAGCAATTCAGGCTTGGTCATAAAGTAACGGTCTTCCCTAGGGAGCATGACAGCATAACCGCCTGCCTGGCCGCGGGGAACGATTGTTACCTTGTGCACCATATCAGCTTCATCAAGAACAAGCCCGATAACAGTATGGCCTGCTTCGTGGAAAGCCACAATGTTTCGTTCTTTTTTGGAAATGACCTTGCTCTTCTTAGCCGGCCTGCAATGACGCGGTCCGTTGCTTCATCAAGGTCTTCAATCTCAATCTTTTTCTTATTCTGACGAGCTGCCACTAGAGCCGCTTCATTCAATAAGTTTTCTAAATCGGCACCAGAGAATCCTGGCGTCCGCATCGCAATATTTTTTAGGTTTACAGATTCATCTAGAGGCTTGTTGCGCGCATGTACCTGAAGGACTGCTTCACGTCCTTTAACATCCGGACGGTCAACCGTAATCTGACGGTC encodes:
- the cysK gene encoding cysteine synthase A, yielding MVRVANSVAELVGQTPIVKLNRLAEENSAEVYLKLEYMNPGSSVKDRIALAMIEAAEEKGELKAGDTIIEPTSGNTGIGLAMIAAAKGYKAILVMPDTMSMERRNLLRAYGADLVLTPGAEGMNGAIRKAEELSAENGYYMPQQFKNEANPEIHRKTTGKEIVEQMGGQLDAFIAGIGTGGTITGAGQVLRESNPDIKIYAVEPKDSAVLSGGKPGPHKIQGIGAGFVPDVLDTKVYDEIIQVENDQAYEYARRAAKEEGILGGVSSGAAIYAALKVAKELGKGKKVLAILPSNGERYLSTPLYQFETE
- the pabA gene encoding aminodeoxychorismate/anthranilate synthase component II, which encodes MIYMIDNYDSFTYNLVQYLGELGEELIIKRNDETTLEEIELARPDFLMISPGPCSPDESGISLKAISYFAGKVPIFGVCLGHQAIAQTFNGDVVQAKRLMHGKTSEIYHDGRTIFEEVEHPFPAARYHSLIVKKETLPDCFEISAWTEEEEIMAIRHKSLPIEGVQFHPESILTKPGKQLLANFIAHYSNTFRLNRG
- a CDS encoding peptidyl-prolyl cis-trans isomerase, with protein sequence MKAKQLWLVIAGLILLNCLTAAIFLSKTKSANGAGSNETVATIGEETISRQAWLSELEKRYGQEVLRDMVNQKVIAHIGKKYKIEIPEEEIDRELKMNQMMYSSNRKPADRINWKEQIKYSLMLEDILTKDVVVSEKEMKSYYERNKDLFNIPDSYHLSHIIVKTKEEAKKAEKELSGGSSFRALAMERSIDEFSANQGGDIGFLNEEDERYPSEYLEVAKTLKKGKWSKPFKVDDGYAIIMLLEKVKGQSYSFNEIKDQIRRQIALEQMKSPASARTFWDEAKVDWFYGNKKED